A stretch of the Fusobacterium sp. genome encodes the following:
- the mgtA gene encoding magnesium-translocating P-type ATPase encodes MMKEKMKKNYLRKNVEKVIQKDEVNLRMEYAANNEIADILKKFGSSAKGIAKERIKFSREKYGKNKVTHGKKKSLLKKICDAFINPFTAILFCLAIVSGITDIIIPIHHNAPEDIDIMTVTIILAMVMISGALRFIQEARSNNAAERLLEMITTTTCVERIEEGKKEIPLEEVVVGDIVHLAAGDMIPADMRIIEAKDLFISQSALTGESEPLEKIPETSKEKSQTLTEYSNMAFMGSNVISGAAIGVVISVGDDTIFGSMAQSISEEPVVTSFEKGVNSVSWVLIRFMLVMVPVVFFINGMTKGNWIQAFLFAVSIAVGLTPEMLPMIVTTCLAKGAVSMSKKKTIVKNLNSIQNFGAMDILCTDKTGTLTQDKVVLEYHMDVHGKEDSRVLRHAFLNSWYQTGLKNLMDVSIIQRTEEESKEEVSLRKLNEMYKKVDEIPFDFSRRRMTVVVEDSNGKTQMITKGAVEEILSICKYVEYKGKVEFLNEELKNDILKTVNNFNEDGMRVIGVAQKTNPSPVGAFGVKDECDMVLIGYLAFLDPPKETTAKAIQALKEYGVATKILTGDNDKVTRSICQKVGLKVEKILLGSDLDKMTDYELGKAAENISVFAKLSPDQKARIVKVLRDNGHTVGFMGDGINDAAAMKAADIGISVDTAVDIAKESADIILLEKDLMVLEEGIIEGRKTYANMIKYIKMTASSNFGNMFSVLAASAFIPFLPMMSVQLIFLNLIYDLSCTTIPWDNVDDEFLKVPRKWNASSVGKFMLWIGPTSSIFDITTYLVLYFVICPMFVSGGLPYHMIPASDESMRTMFIALFQTGWFVESMWTQTLVIHMIRTPKIPFIQSRASLSVTFLTCSGILFLSLIPYTKLGKMIGLTVLPAIYWPFLIITVILYMVLVTFLKKIYVKRYGELL; translated from the coding sequence ATGATGAAAGAAAAAATGAAAAAAAATTACCTAAGAAAAAATGTAGAAAAGGTAATTCAAAAAGATGAAGTAAATTTAAGAATGGAATATGCAGCAAATAATGAAATTGCTGATATATTAAAAAAGTTTGGAAGTTCAGCAAAAGGAATTGCGAAGGAAAGAATAAAATTTTCTAGAGAAAAATATGGAAAAAATAAGGTAACACATGGAAAGAAAAAATCTTTATTAAAAAAAATATGTGATGCTTTTATTAATCCTTTTACAGCAATACTTTTTTGTTTAGCAATAGTTTCAGGGATAACTGATATTATTATTCCTATTCATCATAATGCCCCTGAAGATATAGATATTATGACAGTAACAATAATTTTAGCTATGGTAATGATATCAGGAGCACTTCGTTTTATACAAGAGGCAAGAAGCAATAATGCAGCAGAAAGACTTCTTGAGATGATTACAACTACAACATGTGTAGAGAGAATAGAAGAAGGAAAAAAAGAGATACCTCTGGAAGAAGTTGTAGTTGGGGATATAGTGCATCTTGCAGCTGGAGATATGATTCCAGCAGATATGAGAATAATTGAAGCAAAGGATTTATTTATCAGTCAATCAGCTTTGACTGGGGAGAGTGAGCCTCTGGAAAAGATCCCAGAGACATCAAAAGAAAAGAGCCAAACTCTTACTGAATATAGCAATATGGCATTTATGGGAAGTAATGTTATCAGTGGAGCGGCTATTGGAGTAGTAATTTCTGTTGGTGATGATACTATATTTGGATCAATGGCACAATCAATATCAGAAGAACCAGTGGTTACAAGTTTTGAAAAGGGTGTAAATTCAGTTTCATGGGTACTTATTCGTTTCATGCTGGTAATGGTTCCAGTGGTATTCTTTATTAATGGAATGACAAAAGGAAACTGGATACAGGCATTTCTTTTTGCAGTATCAATAGCAGTAGGACTTACTCCTGAAATGCTTCCTATGATAGTGACTACTTGTTTGGCAAAGGGTGCAGTGTCTATGTCAAAGAAAAAGACTATAGTAAAAAATCTTAATTCTATTCAGAATTTTGGGGCTATGGATATTCTTTGTACAGATAAGACTGGAACTTTGACACAAGATAAAGTAGTATTGGAATATCATATGGATGTACATGGAAAAGAGGACAGTCGTGTATTACGTCATGCTTTTCTTAACAGTTGGTATCAAACAGGACTTAAAAATCTTATGGATGTATCTATAATTCAAAGAACAGAAGAGGAAAGTAAAGAAGAGGTTTCCTTAAGAAAACTGAATGAAATGTATAAAAAAGTAGATGAAATACCATTTGATTTTTCTCGTCGTCGTATGACAGTGGTTGTTGAAGATAGTAATGGAAAAACACAGATGATTACTAAGGGAGCAGTAGAAGAAATACTCTCTATATGTAAGTATGTAGAATACAAGGGTAAAGTAGAATTTTTGAATGAGGAATTAAAAAATGATATACTCAAAACAGTGAATAATTTTAATGAAGATGGAATGAGAGTCATAGGAGTAGCACAAAAAACGAATCCATCTCCAGTGGGGGCTTTTGGAGTAAAAGATGAATGTGATATGGTTCTTATAGGATATCTTGCTTTTCTCGATCCCCCAAAAGAAACAACAGCTAAAGCAATACAGGCATTAAAAGAATATGGAGTTGCAACTAAAATATTGACTGGAGATAATGATAAGGTCACTAGAAGTATATGTCAGAAAGTAGGGCTTAAAGTAGAAAAAATACTATTGGGATCAGATTTAGATAAAATGACTGATTATGAATTAGGGAAAGCAGCAGAAAATATAAGTGTATTTGCAAAGCTTTCACCTGATCAAAAAGCTAGAATAGTAAAAGTGCTTCGTGATAATGGGCATACTGTAGGCTTTATGGGAGATGGAATAAATGATGCAGCAGCTATGAAAGCAGCAGATATAGGAATATCAGTGGATACAGCTGTAGATATTGCTAAAGAATCAGCAGACATTATTCTTTTGGAAAAAGATCTTATGGTACTTGAAGAAGGGATAATAGAAGGACGTAAAACATATGCTAACATGATAAAATATATAAAAATGACTGCTTCATCAAACTTTGGAAATATGTTTTCAGTACTTGCAGCCAGTGCATTTATTCCTTTTTTACCTATGATGAGTGTACAATTGATATTTTTAAATTTGATATATGATCTTTCTTGTACAACAATTCCTTGGGATAATGTAGATGATGAATTTTTAAAAGTACCAAGAAAATGGAATGCATCTTCTGTTGGGAAATTCATGTTATGGATAGGGCCAACAAGCTCAATATTTGATATAACAACATATCTTGTGTTATATTTTGTTATATGTCCAATGTTTGTATCAGGAGGGCTTCCTTATCATATGATTCCAGCATCAGATGAGTCAATGAGAACTATGTTTATAGCTTTGTTTCAAACAGGATGGTTTGTTGAATCTATGTGGACACAGACACTTGTTATACATATGATAAGAACACCAAAAATTCCATTTATTCAAAGCAGAGCTTCATTATCAGTAACTTTCCTTACTTGCAGTGGAATATTATTTCTTTCGTTAATTCCGTATACGAAACTTGGAAAAATGATAGGACTTACGGTGCTACCAGCTATATATTGGCCTTTCCTTATAATTACAGTCATTCTTTATATGGTATTAGTTACATTTTTGAAGAAAATATATGTAAAGCGTTATGGAGAGCTTTTATAG
- the nagA gene encoding N-acetylglucosamine-6-phosphate deacetylase → MEKILLKNGKFIIGNRIISGDLLVIDGIIKKIIENENPLYENGIDLKGKYVVPGFIDVHIHGAYGADAMDGTVEALKTISSFVVKHGTTNFLATTLTSTKEILKNVLEKVAEVQNKELDGANIFGVHMEGPYFDIQYKGAQNEKYMKSAGIEEIKEYLNIKPGLVKLFSLSPKDDAALEAIKFLKENGVIVSVGHSAVYFDDVQKAIKAGLSHSTHTYNGMRGFTHREPGVVGAVLSSDAVTAEIIFDKIHVHPEAVRLLLKAKGVDKVECVTDAMSATGLPDGNYKLGELDVYVKDSQARLVSNDSLAGSVLTLDKAFKNVIELGYSIFDAVKMTSTNAAREFGLNTGEISEGKDADLVVLNSDYSVDMTFVKGKLKYQA, encoded by the coding sequence ATGGAAAAAATACTTTTAAAAAATGGGAAATTTATTATAGGAAATAGAATTATTTCAGGAGATTTATTAGTAATAGATGGTATAATAAAAAAAATAATAGAAAATGAAAATCCTTTATATGAAAATGGAATAGATTTAAAAGGAAAATATGTAGTGCCTGGATTTATTGATGTTCATATTCATGGTGCATATGGTGCTGATGCTATGGATGGAACAGTAGAAGCATTAAAAACTATTTCTTCATTTGTAGTGAAACATGGAACAACTAATTTTCTTGCTACAACTCTTACAAGTACAAAAGAAATTTTAAAAAATGTTTTAGAAAAAGTAGCAGAAGTACAAAATAAAGAATTAGATGGAGCAAATATATTTGGAGTTCATATGGAAGGACCATATTTTGATATACAATATAAGGGAGCTCAAAATGAAAAATATATGAAATCAGCTGGAATAGAGGAGATAAAAGAATACTTGAATATAAAACCAGGACTTGTAAAATTATTTTCTTTGTCACCTAAAGATGATGCTGCACTAGAAGCAATAAAATTTTTGAAGGAAAATGGTGTAATAGTGTCAGTAGGGCACTCAGCTGTTTATTTTGATGATGTGCAAAAGGCTATAAAAGCTGGATTGAGCCATTCAACACATACATATAATGGAATGAGAGGATTTACCCACAGAGAGCCAGGAGTGGTAGGAGCTGTATTAAGCAGTGATGCTGTAACGGCAGAAATTATATTTGATAAAATCCATGTTCATCCAGAGGCTGTAAGACTTTTATTGAAAGCAAAAGGTGTAGATAAAGTAGAATGTGTTACTGATGCTATGAGTGCTACTGGACTTCCAGATGGAAATTATAAACTTGGAGAGCTAGATGTTTATGTAAAAGATAGTCAGGCCAGACTTGTAAGCAATGATTCACTTGCAGGAAGTGTACTTACTCTGGATAAAGCATTTAAAAATGTTATTGAATTAGGATATAGTATTTTTGATGCAGTTAAGATGACAAGTACAAATGCAGCTAGAGAATTTGGACTTAATACTGGAGAAATCTCTGAAGGTAAGGATGCAGATTTAGTTGTATTGAATAGTGATTATTCTGTTGATATGACTTTTGTAAAAGGTAAATTAAAATACCAAGCTTAA
- the recA gene encoding recombinase RecA, with amino-acid sequence MSKEKALDLAIKQISKEFGEGSIMKLGNNLSMNVEVISTGSLNLNMALGVGGVPRGRIIEVYGAESSGKTTIALHIVAEAQKAGGVAAFIDAEHALDPVYAKALGVDVDELLISQPDYGEQALEIADMLVRSNAVDIIVVDSVAALVPKVEIDGEMGDQQMGLQARLMSKALRKLTATLNKSKTTMVFINQIRDKIGGFGFGPQTTTTGGKALKFYSSVRLEVKRIGSVKQGDEVIGNETVVKVTKNKVAPPFKEAAFQIMYGKGITRIGEIMEIALNNDIVSKSGAWFSFGDIRLGQGKENVKARLETESELFGQIEKKVLEIIEKGGLDTKPSKKKTTESSESDENDTLDFNDDNEEVTE; translated from the coding sequence ATGAGTAAGGAAAAGGCATTAGATCTAGCTATAAAACAAATATCGAAAGAATTTGGAGAAGGATCTATAATGAAACTTGGGAATAATCTAAGTATGAATGTAGAAGTTATTTCAACAGGAAGTTTAAATCTTAATATGGCATTAGGTGTAGGAGGAGTACCTAGAGGAAGAATAATAGAAGTGTATGGAGCAGAAAGTTCTGGAAAAACAACAATAGCTCTTCATATTGTAGCAGAAGCACAAAAAGCTGGAGGAGTAGCAGCATTTATAGATGCAGAACATGCTTTAGATCCAGTATACGCAAAAGCTTTAGGGGTAGATGTAGATGAACTGTTGATATCTCAACCAGATTATGGAGAACAAGCTCTTGAAATAGCAGATATGCTTGTGAGATCAAATGCTGTAGATATTATAGTAGTTGATTCGGTAGCAGCTCTTGTACCAAAAGTAGAAATTGATGGAGAAATGGGAGATCAACAGATGGGGCTACAGGCAAGGCTTATGTCAAAAGCTTTAAGAAAGCTTACTGCAACATTGAATAAATCAAAAACAACAATGGTATTTATCAATCAAATTAGAGATAAAATTGGTGGATTTGGATTTGGACCTCAAACTACAACTACTGGAGGAAAAGCTTTAAAATTTTATTCGTCAGTAAGATTAGAAGTAAAAAGAATTGGGTCAGTAAAACAAGGTGATGAAGTGATAGGGAATGAAACTGTAGTAAAAGTTACTAAAAATAAAGTAGCTCCTCCTTTTAAAGAAGCTGCTTTCCAAATAATGTATGGAAAGGGAATAACTAGAATAGGGGAAATAATGGAAATAGCCTTAAATAATGATATAGTATCTAAATCAGGAGCTTGGTTCAGTTTTGGAGATATCAGATTGGGACAAGGTAAGGAAAATGTAAAAGCAAGACTCGAAACAGAATCTGAATTATTTGGACAGATAGAGAAAAAAGTATTGGAAATAATAGAAAAAGGTGGTTTGGATACTAAACCTTCTAAAAAGAAAACTACAGAAAGTAGTGAATCTGATGAAAATGACACATTAGATTTTAATGATGATAATGAAGAAGTTACTGAATAA
- a CDS encoding HTH domain-containing protein, producing the protein MILTKRSLKIINLFLTGNKFTIDELADFFSITSRTVANNIKTIKTFLKSNNLNSLIENNGIYYIKNKDSRLISHLISKEIITVEERKEYIILKLLTDNLITLNPIAEELGITRRSLNYDMIDIKEFFSKKNIKLVPIAGKGVTLVGKEADMRQLLSQFIEKLLIKKGNINKIFQKFLKVFNENCSIALIDRILMEVTRDLNITLPPESFYYIIGIILSGKLRKNFMDDSLKIENNSHFQKYQNLKEKLLNNIHIPIEDYETDQIIGVFLDSDIETYKGDYKLKSKIENFLSILKEKLNINFTIDENFLMILSYSFKLSNYKAEFNISQHQKKISHIPDSCEDIFEIVNEFTKKAFRQFHVDDLLFITLLLKNHILKSNNLKTSRKNILIIDNSIKHFLGKLVSKYLQNFYKINNITIISSYELDCFFSSNIKPDLILTLDNSKINTNIPIIKLDFAELWPNLNFLEYYF; encoded by the coding sequence ATGATTTTAACAAAACGTTCTCTTAAAATTATTAACTTATTCCTCACTGGAAATAAGTTTACAATTGATGAACTTGCAGATTTTTTTTCTATAACAAGTAGGACTGTAGCAAACAACATAAAAACAATTAAAACTTTTTTGAAAAGCAATAATTTAAATTCATTAATAGAAAACAATGGTATTTACTATATTAAAAATAAAGATTCCAGATTAATTTCTCATCTGATTTCTAAAGAAATCATAACAGTGGAAGAAAGAAAAGAATATATTATACTAAAACTACTTACAGATAACCTCATAACATTAAACCCAATAGCCGAGGAACTTGGAATTACAAGAAGATCTCTTAATTATGATATGATAGATATTAAAGAATTCTTTTCTAAAAAAAATATAAAACTTGTTCCAATAGCTGGTAAAGGAGTTACTTTAGTTGGAAAAGAAGCTGATATGAGGCAACTTCTCAGTCAATTTATAGAAAAACTATTGATAAAAAAAGGTAATATAAATAAAATATTTCAAAAATTCTTAAAGGTATTTAATGAAAATTGCAGTATAGCCTTAATAGATAGAATACTCATGGAAGTCACAAGAGATTTAAATATTACTTTGCCTCCAGAAAGTTTCTATTATATCATAGGCATTATATTATCTGGAAAATTAAGGAAAAATTTCATGGATGATTCTTTAAAAATAGAAAATAATTCTCATTTTCAAAAATATCAAAATCTTAAAGAAAAATTATTAAATAATATACATATACCTATTGAAGACTATGAAACTGACCAGATCATAGGAGTTTTTCTTGATTCTGATATTGAAACTTATAAAGGAGATTACAAGCTAAAATCTAAGATTGAAAATTTTCTTTCTATTTTAAAAGAAAAATTAAATATTAACTTTACTATTGATGAAAATTTTTTGATGATACTTTCATATTCATTTAAGCTTTCTAATTATAAAGCTGAATTTAATATAAGTCAGCACCAGAAAAAAATTTCTCATATTCCTGATTCATGTGAAGATATTTTTGAAATTGTAAATGAATTCACTAAAAAAGCATTTAGACAGTTTCATGTTGATGATCTTCTTTTCATAACTTTATTATTAAAAAACCATATTTTGAAATCTAATAATTTAAAAACAAGCAGAAAAAATATTTTAATAATAGATAATTCTATTAAACATTTTCTTGGAAAACTTGTTTCAAAATATCTTCAAAATTTCTATAAAATAAATAATATAACCATCATTTCAAGTTATGAGCTGGATTGTTTCTTTTCATCAAATATTAAACCTGATCTAATTTTGACTCTTGATAATAGTAAAATAAATACAAATATTCCTATAATTAAACTTGATTTTGCAGAATTATGGCCTAAT